In one window of Stappia sp. 28M-7 DNA:
- a CDS encoding DUF2628 domain-containing protein — protein MAIYMVLIPPGSSPETMGEAEAQRTVFIRDGFSWLALLFTLPWLLVKRLWLVLLVYLVAGLALELASRFIGGPMPGIAMAGLSILFAFEARGLWRWTLERRGWRFVAVVEAQGREEAERRFFARLAAHQRQAQDLQAGGSAPQPDAPPPHRPGYPIPRIGAERVVGLSVAPHRS, from the coding sequence ATGGCGATCTACATGGTGCTGATCCCGCCCGGTTCCTCGCCCGAGACGATGGGCGAGGCCGAGGCGCAGCGCACGGTCTTCATCCGCGACGGCTTCAGCTGGCTGGCGCTGCTCTTCACCCTCCCCTGGCTGCTGGTGAAGCGGCTCTGGCTGGTTTTGCTCGTCTATCTGGTTGCCGGCCTCGCCCTGGAGCTCGCCTCGCGGTTCATCGGCGGACCGATGCCCGGCATCGCCATGGCGGGGCTGTCGATCCTCTTCGCCTTCGAGGCGCGCGGGTTGTGGCGCTGGACGCTGGAGCGGCGCGGCTGGCGCTTCGTCGCCGTCGTCGAGGCGCAGGGTCGCGAAGAGGCGGAGCGCCGCTTCTTCGCACGGCTCGCCGCCCATCAGCGCCAGGCACAGGACCTGCAGGCCGGCGGCAGCGCTCCGCAACCGGACGCTCCGCCACCGCATCGACCCGGCTACCCCATACCGCGGATCGGCGCCGAGCGGGTCGTGGGCCTGAGCGTTGCCCCGCATCGAAGCTGA
- the hisB gene encoding imidazoleglycerol-phosphate dehydratase HisB, with translation MRTAKISRKTKETDIDVEIVLDGTGAYSVQTGVGFLDHMLEQLSRHSLIDMTIRASGDTHIDFHHTAEDVGIALGQALRQSLGDMTGITRYADCHLAMDEALTRCALDVSGRPFLVWDVTFPRDKVGDFDTELFEEFFRAFAMNAGITLHIANLTGSNCHHIAETCFKAVARSLRKAIEPDPRQAGRVPSTKGQLGG, from the coding sequence ATGCGCACCGCGAAGATCTCGCGCAAGACGAAGGAAACCGACATCGACGTCGAGATCGTCCTCGACGGGACCGGCGCCTATTCGGTGCAGACCGGAGTCGGCTTTCTCGACCACATGCTGGAACAGCTGTCCCGGCATTCGCTGATCGACATGACGATCCGTGCCAGCGGCGACACCCATATCGACTTCCATCACACGGCCGAGGATGTCGGCATCGCGCTCGGACAGGCCCTGCGCCAGTCGCTCGGCGACATGACCGGCATCACCCGCTACGCCGACTGCCACCTGGCCATGGACGAGGCGCTGACCCGCTGCGCCCTCGATGTGTCGGGCCGCCCCTTTCTCGTCTGGGACGTAACCTTCCCGCGCGACAAGGTCGGCGATTTCGACACGGAGCTCTTCGAGGAGTTCTTCCGCGCCTTCGCGATGAATGCCGGCATCACGCTGCATATCGCCAACCTGACGGGCAGCAACTGCCACCACATCGCCGAGACCTGCTTCAAGGCCGTGGCACGGTCGCTGCGCAAGGCGATCGAGCCGGACCCGCGGCAGGCCGGGCGCGTGCCCTCGACCAAGGGCCAGCTCGGCGGCTGA
- the pyrF gene encoding orotidine-5'-phosphate decarboxylase → MQSAALPLDEDPSPFAPASARDRLIVGLDVPTVEEARAIVRETAGAVGTYKIGMQLQFAGGLELAAELARDGHSIFLDVKLLDIDNTVMKAVENIARMGVRFVTIHAYPKAMRAAVAGLAAAGGDVCLLGVTVLTSMDEDDLHDAGYAGGVDELVIARAADARAANMGGIVCSPLEVASLRNVVGPRLVTVTPGIRPAGSEAGDQKRIMTPADAISAGADYLVVARPVIMAPNRRAAAEAIVEEIGRAL, encoded by the coding sequence ATGCAAAGCGCTGCCCTTCCGCTGGACGAGGACCCGTCCCCTTTCGCGCCGGCGAGCGCCCGCGACCGCCTGATTGTCGGCCTTGACGTGCCGACGGTGGAGGAGGCACGCGCCATCGTGCGCGAGACCGCGGGTGCCGTCGGCACCTACAAGATCGGCATGCAGCTGCAGTTCGCCGGCGGCCTGGAACTGGCCGCGGAACTGGCTCGCGATGGCCACAGCATCTTTCTCGACGTCAAGCTTCTCGACATCGACAACACGGTGATGAAGGCGGTGGAGAACATCGCCCGCATGGGTGTGCGCTTCGTCACCATTCACGCCTATCCCAAGGCGATGCGCGCGGCCGTTGCCGGGCTTGCCGCGGCCGGCGGCGATGTCTGCCTGCTCGGTGTTACCGTGCTGACCTCGATGGACGAGGACGATCTGCATGATGCCGGCTATGCCGGTGGCGTCGACGAGTTGGTGATTGCCCGCGCGGCGGATGCGCGCGCCGCCAACATGGGCGGTATCGTCTGCTCGCCGCTGGAGGTCGCCTCGCTGCGGAACGTGGTCGGACCGCGCCTCGTCACCGTGACCCCGGGCATCCGTCCGGCAGGGTCCGAGGCGGGCGATCAGAAGCGCATCATGACACCGGCCGACGCGATCTCGGCCGGCGCCGACTATCTGGTGGTCGCACGCCCGGTGATCATGGCCCCCAACCGCCGCGCCGCGGCGGAGGCCATCGTCGAGGAAATCGGTCGGGCGCTCTAA
- a CDS encoding alanine--glyoxylate aminotransferase family protein: protein MTLASGREFLMIPGPTTVPDEVLRAMHRPAIDIYTGSLVGLTDSLLADLPKVFGTTGKAFLYAANGHGAWEAAVTNTLSRGDRVLVLDSGRFARGWGEMATMTGLEVEVLPGDWRRAVDPTAVTARLAADTAHEIKAVLVVQVDTASGVLNDIAALRKAIDAAGHPALFMVDTIASLGCVPYKMDEWGVDVTVTGAQKGLMTPPGLAFVAANARALAAHETADLKTFYWDWTFRQGSEHYQKYCGTPPEHLLFAFRQALDLLLGEGLDAAHRRHAMLAAAVRACVAKWAEGGAMELNILEDAQRSNSVTVVLTPGLDPAALRRWCQETCNVTIGGTIGEIAGKGIRIGHMGHVNAPTVLGTLGVLELALKALAVPHGAGGVQAAVECLSAGLTEPR from the coding sequence ATGACGCTCGCCAGCGGCCGCGAATTCCTGATGATCCCCGGACCGACCACCGTGCCGGACGAAGTGCTCAGGGCCATGCACCGCCCGGCAATCGACATCTACACCGGCTCGCTGGTCGGGCTGACGGACAGCCTGCTCGCCGACCTGCCGAAGGTCTTCGGCACCACGGGAAAGGCGTTCCTTTACGCTGCCAACGGACATGGCGCCTGGGAAGCGGCGGTCACCAACACGCTGTCGCGCGGCGACCGGGTGCTGGTGCTGGACTCCGGCCGCTTTGCCCGCGGCTGGGGCGAAATGGCGACGATGACCGGCCTCGAGGTCGAGGTGCTGCCGGGCGACTGGCGCCGCGCCGTCGATCCGACGGCGGTAACCGCCCGTCTTGCCGCGGACACCGCGCATGAGATCAAGGCGGTGCTGGTGGTGCAGGTGGACACGGCCTCGGGCGTGCTCAACGACATCGCCGCCCTGCGCAAGGCCATCGATGCGGCAGGCCATCCGGCGCTGTTCATGGTCGACACCATCGCCTCGCTCGGCTGCGTGCCCTACAAGATGGACGAGTGGGGCGTCGACGTGACCGTCACCGGCGCGCAAAAAGGGCTGATGACCCCGCCGGGCCTCGCCTTTGTCGCTGCCAATGCCCGAGCGCTCGCCGCGCACGAGACGGCCGACCTGAAGACATTCTACTGGGACTGGACGTTCCGACAGGGCAGCGAGCACTACCAGAAATATTGCGGCACGCCGCCGGAGCACCTGCTCTTCGCCTTCCGCCAGGCTCTCGACCTGCTGCTGGGGGAAGGGCTGGACGCCGCCCATCGCCGCCACGCAATGCTGGCCGCCGCCGTGCGCGCCTGCGTCGCCAAATGGGCGGAAGGCGGCGCGATGGAACTGAACATCCTGGAGGACGCCCAGCGCTCCAACTCGGTCACCGTGGTGCTGACACCCGGGCTCGACCCGGCCGCGCTGCGGCGCTGGTGCCAGGAGACCTGCAACGTCACCATCGGCGGCACCATCGGCGAGATCGCCGGCAAGGGCATCCGCATCGGCCATATGGGCCATGTCAACGCCCCGACCGTGCTGGGCACGCTCGGGGTGCTGGAGCTGGCGCTGAAGGCGCTCGCCGTACCGCATGGCGCGGGCGGCGTTCAGGCCGCAGTCGAGTGCCTGTCGGCAGGGCTCACAGAGCCCCGCTGA
- a CDS encoding FAD-binding oxidoreductase has protein sequence MSAETFDVAIVGGAVMGSSIACHLAMDPDFTGRVVVIEKDPSYRTCASALSAASIRQQFSEPTNIAISLYGIEFLREIGTRLAVGDERPAIDLHEGGYLFLATADKRHILEENHALQTRMGADIAFLEPNELLARFPWLNVEDIAAGCWGRTGEGWFDGYGLMQAFRKKARALGVPYLAAEVLDAAREGQGFRLQLSDGSTISAGQLVNAAGAEGAARLSRQLGIDLPVESRKRMIFTFDCREPVAGCPLMIDPTGTYVRPEGTGFLCGSAPPQERDPDTRDFDVEHDFFDEYLWPVLATRVPAFEAIRPGQAWAGHYDMNLFDHNAILGTVDGHPGLYLATGFSGHGLQQSPAVGRGIAELILHGAWRSLDLGALSHERIAQGRPVLEKNVV, from the coding sequence GTGAGCGCTGAGACTTTCGACGTCGCGATCGTCGGCGGTGCGGTGATGGGTTCCTCCATCGCCTGCCACCTTGCCATGGACCCGGACTTCACTGGCCGGGTCGTCGTCATCGAGAAGGATCCGTCCTACCGGACCTGCGCCTCGGCGCTGTCGGCGGCCTCGATCCGCCAGCAGTTTTCCGAGCCGACCAATATCGCCATCTCGCTCTACGGCATCGAGTTCCTGCGCGAGATCGGCACCCGGCTGGCCGTCGGCGACGAGCGGCCTGCAATCGATCTGCACGAAGGCGGCTACCTGTTCCTGGCGACCGCCGACAAGCGGCATATCCTGGAGGAAAACCACGCCCTGCAGACCCGCATGGGCGCGGATATCGCCTTCCTGGAGCCGAACGAGCTTCTCGCCCGCTTTCCCTGGCTCAATGTCGAGGACATCGCCGCCGGCTGCTGGGGCAGAACAGGCGAAGGCTGGTTCGACGGCTACGGCCTGATGCAGGCCTTCCGCAAGAAGGCACGCGCGCTCGGCGTGCCCTATCTGGCGGCCGAGGTGCTGGACGCTGCGCGCGAAGGCCAGGGGTTCCGCCTGCAGCTGTCGGACGGCAGCACCATCTCGGCCGGACAGCTGGTCAATGCCGCCGGGGCAGAAGGAGCTGCCCGCCTTTCCCGCCAGCTCGGCATTGACCTGCCGGTGGAAAGCCGCAAGCGGATGATCTTCACCTTCGACTGCCGCGAACCCGTTGCCGGCTGTCCGTTGATGATCGACCCGACCGGCACCTATGTCCGGCCCGAAGGCACCGGTTTCCTGTGCGGCTCCGCCCCGCCACAGGAGCGCGATCCGGACACCCGCGACTTCGACGTCGAGCACGATTTCTTCGACGAGTACCTGTGGCCGGTGCTCGCTACGCGCGTTCCGGCCTTCGAGGCGATCCGGCCAGGACAGGCCTGGGCCGGCCACTACGACATGAACCTGTTCGATCACAACGCCATTCTCGGCACGGTCGACGGCCATCCGGGCCTTTATCTTGCCACAGGCTTTTCCGGCCACGGGCTGCAGCAGTCGCCGGCGGTCGGCCGCGGCATTGCCGAACTGATCCTCCATGGCGCCTGGCGCAGCCTCGATCTTGGTGCGCTGTCGCACGAGCGGATTGCACAAGGGCGCCCGGTGTTGGAAAAGAACGTGGTCTGA
- a CDS encoding acyl-CoA dehydrogenase: MTAHASVHKSDPTGGGRFAWEDPFLLRDQLNEDEILIMETARAYAQDKLMPRVLEAYSQEKTDREIFNEMGELGLLGITLPEEYGCANASYVAYGLVAREIERVDSGYRSMNSVQSSLVMYPIYAYGSEEQRKKYLPKLASGEFVGCFGLTEPDAGSDPAGMRTRAEKIDGGYRLKGSKMWISNAPIADVFVVWAKSDAHDGAIRGFVLDKGMKGLSAPKIGGKLSLRASITGEIVMDNVEVGEDALLPNVAGLKGPFGCLNRARYGISWGALGAAEDCWHRARNYGLERKQFNKPLAQTQLFQKKLADMQTEIALGLQASLRVGRLFDEGRVAPEMISIVKRNNCGKALDIARQARDMHGGNGIQEEYHVMRHAQNLETVNTYEGTHDVHALILGRAQTGLQAFF; the protein is encoded by the coding sequence ATGACCGCACACGCATCCGTTCACAAGTCCGACCCGACCGGCGGCGGCCGCTTCGCCTGGGAAGACCCGTTCCTGCTGCGCGACCAGCTGAACGAGGACGAGATCCTGATCATGGAGACGGCCCGCGCCTATGCGCAGGACAAGCTGATGCCGCGCGTGCTGGAGGCCTACTCGCAGGAGAAGACCGACCGCGAGATCTTCAACGAGATGGGCGAGCTCGGCCTGCTCGGCATCACCCTGCCGGAAGAATATGGCTGCGCCAACGCTTCCTATGTCGCCTACGGCCTGGTGGCACGCGAGATCGAGCGGGTCGATAGCGGCTACCGCTCGATGAACTCGGTCCAGTCCTCGCTGGTGATGTACCCGATCTACGCCTATGGCAGCGAGGAGCAGCGCAAGAAGTACCTGCCGAAGCTCGCCAGCGGCGAATTCGTCGGCTGCTTCGGCCTGACCGAGCCGGATGCCGGTTCCGATCCGGCCGGCATGCGCACTCGCGCCGAGAAGATCGACGGCGGCTACCGGCTGAAGGGCTCCAAGATGTGGATCTCCAACGCCCCGATCGCCGACGTCTTCGTCGTGTGGGCCAAGTCCGACGCCCATGACGGGGCAATCCGCGGCTTCGTTCTCGACAAGGGCATGAAGGGCCTGTCCGCGCCGAAGATCGGCGGCAAGCTGTCCTTGCGCGCCTCGATCACCGGCGAGATCGTCATGGACAATGTCGAGGTCGGCGAGGACGCGCTGCTGCCGAACGTCGCCGGCCTGAAGGGCCCGTTCGGCTGCCTCAACCGCGCGCGCTACGGCATTTCCTGGGGCGCGCTGGGTGCGGCCGAGGACTGCTGGCACCGGGCCCGCAACTACGGCCTGGAGCGCAAGCAGTTCAACAAGCCGCTGGCCCAGACCCAGCTCTTCCAGAAGAAGCTCGCCGACATGCAGACCGAGATCGCGCTCGGCCTTCAGGCCTCCCTGCGCGTCGGCCGCCTGTTCGACGAGGGCCGCGTCGCGCCGGAGATGATCTCCATCGTCAAGCGCAACAATTGCGGCAAGGCGCTGGACATCGCCCGCCAGGCCCGCGACATGCACGGCGGCAACGGCATCCAGGAGGAGTACCACGTCATGCGGCACGCCCAGAACCTGGAGACGGTGAACACCTACGAGGGCACGCATGACGTCCATGCCCTGATCCTCGGCCGCGCCCAGACCGGCCTGCAGGCGTTCTTCTGA
- a CDS encoding LysR substrate-binding domain-containing protein, whose product MKRGFVPHADSLIAFECAARHGSFTRAAEELHLTQGAVSKQVRHLEARLGVELFKRVRQRIVLTDAGRLYLHDVRGALESLTAATRQVMSFAGNEDVLNLATLPSFGTRWLAPRLAGFIAAHPTASLNVTVRLRPFDFAKEPFDVAIHYGDPVWAGAVAEPLFREDVIAVASPAFRARHRIRRPQDLAPLLRLHQSTRPLAWRQWFECAGVETELAFQGPRFEQFVMMAEAAANDLGAALVPRFFVAEELASGRLVQLFDTVLRLPSAYHLVYPEDRSLRPVAARFRDWLMGEVAAAGGGDRPVLPG is encoded by the coding sequence TTGAAACGAGGCTTCGTTCCACATGCCGACAGCCTGATCGCATTCGAGTGCGCGGCGCGGCACGGCAGCTTCACCCGCGCGGCGGAGGAGCTGCATCTCACCCAGGGTGCGGTCTCCAAGCAGGTGCGCCATCTGGAGGCCCGGCTGGGCGTCGAGCTGTTCAAGCGCGTGCGCCAGCGTATCGTGCTGACCGATGCCGGCCGGCTCTATCTCCACGACGTGCGCGGCGCGCTGGAAAGCCTGACCGCCGCCACACGGCAGGTCATGTCCTTTGCCGGCAACGAGGACGTGCTGAACCTCGCCACCCTGCCCTCCTTCGGCACCCGCTGGCTGGCGCCGCGCCTTGCCGGTTTCATCGCGGCTCACCCTACCGCCAGCCTCAACGTGACGGTGCGGCTGCGGCCCTTCGACTTCGCCAAGGAGCCGTTCGACGTGGCGATCCATTACGGCGATCCGGTCTGGGCGGGGGCGGTCGCCGAACCGCTGTTCCGCGAGGATGTGATCGCGGTCGCCTCGCCGGCCTTCCGGGCGCGCCATCGCATCCGCCGGCCGCAGGACCTTGCCCCGCTCCTTCGCCTGCACCAGTCGACGCGTCCGCTCGCCTGGCGGCAGTGGTTCGAATGCGCCGGAGTTGAAACGGAGCTTGCCTTCCAGGGGCCGCGCTTCGAACAGTTCGTGATGATGGCGGAAGCCGCCGCCAACGATCTCGGCGCAGCGCTTGTTCCGCGCTTCTTCGTTGCCGAGGAGCTGGCGTCCGGGCGGTTGGTCCAGCTGTTCGACACGGTGTTGCGGCTGCCGTCCGCCTATCACCTCGTCTACCCGGAAGACCGCTCGTTGCGGCCCGTTGCCGCCCGCTTCCGCGACTGGCTGATGGGGGAGGTCGCGGCCGCCGGCGGCGGCGACAGGCCGGTGTTGCCGGGCTGA
- a CDS encoding septal ring lytic transglycosylase RlpA family protein, whose product MIRKPRTHLLVALACAGLGASPAVAECGRASWYELTGRTASGTRANPEALTAAHRKLPFGTRVQVENLSNGRKVTLTIVDRGPFVRGRVIDVSRRAARELKFINKGVTRVRVTVAGRAEASCG is encoded by the coding sequence ATGATTCGCAAGCCTCGGACCCATCTTCTAGTCGCGCTCGCCTGCGCCGGTCTGGGTGCCTCGCCAGCGGTCGCCGAATGCGGCCGGGCCTCCTGGTACGAGCTGACAGGACGAACCGCCAGCGGCACGCGCGCCAACCCGGAAGCCCTGACGGCGGCCCATCGCAAGCTGCCCTTCGGCACCCGGGTGCAGGTGGAAAACCTGTCGAACGGCCGCAAGGTGACCCTGACCATCGTCGACCGCGGGCCCTTTGTGCGCGGCCGGGTGATCGACGTTTCGCGGCGCGCGGCGCGCGAGCTGAAGTTCATCAACAAGGGGGTGACGCGGGTGCGGGTGACGGTCGCCGGGCGAGCCGAGGCGTCCTGCGGCTGA
- a CDS encoding bifunctional diguanylate cyclase/phosphodiesterase, whose product MTWPMEGLHAAIIAASKDPIYFCTPDYIIREANEPYVAIGGLTREQAIGRTVQEVAGPGAFPRRAPYLESALSGRVAVLQDWVMVPGQGRRFFDVRYQPVHDAAGRLLGVAAYGRDITDLKMAEQVLRLYESAVTQMSDRLSVVDRNYRYILTNESNARWHGSTAESFRGRSVVEVVGEERFAAEIQPWLDRCLAGETVEYDFQDLAPDGAPVVMDARLQPFRNGDGEIEAAVVTLRDVTETRRLSERLERLALQDDLTGIANRRSFETGLERRVAAYRKGGDGFSVVFIDLDGFKLVNDTAGHGAGDRFLQDIARLLRQSAGEGVEVARIGGDEFGLIIDTGETVAAHAICSRLLSAFEGYRLAWEDMQFRSSASIGIASVESEDDDATRQAVTVGRVLQWADFACMQAKAAGGHRIVAHDRAEKTGDDRKVEIHHLLAVERAIAENGFLLHAMTIVDLASGAPAMQEVLPRVATGNGDLHGPSMIRATAERHGLMRAVDRLVLNAVLARLEAGDTDGLPIAVDLSAETLHSPVFACQIIGRLERAPGVSQSLVFEVSEAALARMKPEAWNLMADLRAIGCRIALDHFGRGVAGFTQLRANAFDLIKIDRLLTAGLAGDPVKRAAVSGVVGLAEALSLPTVAEYVNEPLHLDILKGLGVTYAQGRAVSRPAAWS is encoded by the coding sequence ATGACATGGCCGATGGAGGGGCTGCATGCTGCGATCATCGCCGCGTCCAAGGATCCCATCTATTTCTGCACTCCCGACTACATCATCCGCGAGGCCAACGAGCCTTACGTCGCGATCGGCGGCCTGACCCGCGAACAGGCCATCGGCCGCACGGTGCAGGAGGTCGCAGGCCCGGGCGCCTTCCCCCGTCGCGCCCCCTATCTCGAGTCGGCTCTGTCCGGCCGCGTTGCCGTGCTGCAGGACTGGGTGATGGTGCCCGGCCAGGGCCGCCGCTTCTTCGATGTGCGCTATCAGCCGGTGCACGATGCGGCGGGACGGCTGCTTGGCGTTGCCGCCTATGGCCGCGACATCACCGACCTGAAGATGGCCGAGCAGGTCCTGCGCCTCTACGAAAGCGCGGTCACGCAGATGTCGGACCGCCTGTCGGTGGTCGACCGCAACTACCGCTACATCCTCACCAACGAGAGCAATGCGCGCTGGCATGGCTCCACCGCGGAGAGCTTCCGCGGCCGCTCGGTCGTCGAGGTCGTTGGCGAGGAGCGTTTCGCCGCGGAGATTCAGCCCTGGCTCGACCGCTGTCTTGCTGGCGAGACGGTGGAATACGACTTTCAGGACTTGGCTCCGGACGGCGCGCCGGTCGTCATGGATGCGCGTCTTCAGCCTTTCCGCAACGGCGACGGCGAGATCGAGGCGGCCGTCGTCACCCTGCGCGACGTCACCGAGACCCGCCGCCTGTCGGAGCGGCTCGAACGTCTGGCGCTGCAGGACGATCTCACCGGGATCGCCAATCGCCGGTCCTTCGAGACCGGACTGGAGCGACGGGTCGCGGCCTATCGCAAGGGCGGCGACGGGTTCAGCGTCGTGTTCATCGACCTCGACGGGTTCAAGCTGGTCAACGATACCGCCGGCCATGGTGCCGGCGACCGGTTCCTGCAGGATATCGCCCGGCTGCTGCGCCAGTCGGCCGGCGAAGGGGTCGAGGTTGCCCGCATCGGCGGCGACGAGTTCGGTCTGATCATCGACACGGGCGAGACGGTCGCCGCCCATGCGATCTGCAGCCGCCTCCTGTCCGCCTTCGAGGGCTATCGGCTTGCCTGGGAAGACATGCAGTTTCGCAGCAGCGCCAGCATCGGCATCGCCTCTGTCGAGTCGGAAGACGACGACGCCACGCGCCAGGCCGTAACCGTCGGCCGAGTGCTGCAATGGGCGGACTTTGCCTGCATGCAGGCCAAGGCGGCCGGCGGCCACCGCATTGTCGCGCATGACCGGGCGGAGAAGACCGGCGACGACCGCAAGGTGGAGATCCATCATCTCCTCGCGGTGGAGCGGGCGATTGCCGAGAACGGTTTCCTGCTGCACGCCATGACGATCGTCGATCTGGCCAGCGGCGCGCCGGCGATGCAGGAGGTGCTGCCGCGGGTCGCCACCGGCAATGGCGACCTGCACGGCCCCTCGATGATCCGCGCCACCGCCGAGCGCCACGGATTGATGCGGGCCGTGGACCGGCTGGTGCTCAATGCAGTGCTTGCCCGTCTGGAGGCGGGTGATACGGACGGGCTTCCCATCGCTGTCGATCTGTCGGCGGAAACGCTGCACAGTCCGGTCTTCGCCTGTCAGATCATCGGCCGGCTGGAGCGCGCGCCGGGGGTGTCGCAATCCCTGGTATTCGAGGTTTCGGAAGCGGCGCTTGCGCGCATGAAGCCGGAGGCGTGGAACCTGATGGCAGACCTGAGGGCCATCGGCTGCCGTATCGCGCTGGACCATTTCGGCCGCGGCGTTGCCGGGTTCACCCAGCTGCGTGCCAATGCGTTCGACCTGATCAAGATCGACCGGCTGCTGACCGCCGGGCTTGCCGGCGACCCGGTCAAGCGCGCTGCCGTCTCGGGGGTCGTCGGCCTGGCGGAGGCGCTGAGCCTGCCGACGGTCGCCGAATACGTCAACGAACCGCTGCACCTCGACATTCTGAAGGGGCTCGGCGTTACCTATGCGCAGGGCCGGGCAGTCTCGCGGCCCGCGGCCTGGTCCTGA
- a CDS encoding SulP family inorganic anion transporter, whose amino-acid sequence MTRLASYLPILDWGRAYNRDTATDDLIAALIVTIMLIPQSLAYALLAGLPPEVGLYASILPLVAYALFGTSRALAVGPVAVVSLMTASAVGEIAAQGTAEYLGAAIVLAMLSGAMLIAMGLFRLGFLANLLSHPVISGFITASGLIIAAGQLKHILGISGSGSTMVEIVGGLAANLANVNPYALAVGVPVTLFLFWVRSGLKPALIRMGLRPRLADIIAKSGPVAAVAATTLAAHAFSLGDKGVKLVGHIPSGLPAPALPSLDPQLWGQLVVPALLISVIGFVESVSVAQTLAAKKRQRIVPDQELIGLGAANIASGISGGYPVTGGFARSVVNFDAGAATPAAGAFTAIGIALATLFLTPLISELPQATLAATIIVAVLSLVDLKALGRVWAYSRSDFAAMAATILATLALGVETGVTVGVGVSLALHLYRSARPHMAIVGIVPGTEHFRNINRHKVITGETVLTLRVDESLFFANSRFLEDRLTELVAERPQLRHVVLMCTAVNEIDASALESLEEISRRLAGAGVGFHLSEVKGPVMDRLQRTDFLTHLNGKVFLTQYEAFATLDPRTAHIAEARKPRKATKADFWIGPEI is encoded by the coding sequence ATGACACGCCTTGCCTCCTACCTGCCGATCCTCGACTGGGGACGCGCCTATAACCGCGACACGGCGACTGACGATCTGATCGCCGCGCTGATCGTGACGATCATGCTGATCCCGCAGTCGCTCGCCTACGCGCTGCTCGCTGGATTGCCGCCGGAAGTGGGCCTTTACGCCTCGATCCTGCCGCTCGTTGCCTATGCGCTGTTCGGAACCAGCCGGGCGCTGGCGGTCGGGCCGGTGGCGGTGGTGTCCTTGATGACCGCCTCGGCGGTGGGCGAGATCGCAGCGCAAGGCACGGCCGAATATCTCGGTGCGGCCATCGTGCTGGCGATGCTGTCCGGGGCGATGCTGATCGCCATGGGCCTGTTCCGCCTCGGCTTCCTCGCCAATCTGCTGAGCCACCCGGTGATTTCCGGCTTCATCACGGCGAGCGGGCTGATCATCGCCGCCGGACAGCTCAAGCACATCCTGGGCATCAGCGGCTCAGGCAGCACGATGGTGGAGATCGTCGGCGGGCTCGCCGCCAATCTCGCCAATGTGAACCCCTATGCGCTGGCCGTCGGCGTGCCGGTCACGCTGTTCCTGTTCTGGGTGCGCAGCGGGCTGAAGCCTGCGCTGATCCGGATGGGCCTGCGGCCCCGGCTTGCCGACATCATCGCCAAGTCCGGCCCGGTGGCGGCGGTGGCCGCGACGACGCTGGCGGCCCATGCCTTTTCTCTCGGCGACAAGGGCGTGAAGCTGGTCGGGCACATTCCCTCCGGCCTACCGGCGCCCGCGCTGCCGTCGCTCGACCCGCAGCTTTGGGGCCAGCTGGTGGTGCCCGCGCTGCTGATCTCGGTGATCGGCTTCGTGGAATCGGTGTCCGTCGCACAGACGCTGGCCGCCAAGAAGCGCCAGCGCATCGTCCCGGACCAGGAGCTGATCGGGCTCGGTGCGGCCAATATCGCCTCCGGCATTTCCGGCGGCTATCCGGTCACCGGCGGCTTTGCCCGTTCTGTGGTGAATTTCGATGCGGGCGCGGCAACGCCGGCCGCCGGCGCCTTCACCGCCATCGGCATCGCGCTGGCCACCTTGTTCCTGACGCCGCTGATCTCCGAACTGCCGCAGGCGACACTGGCGGCGACGATCATCGTCGCCGTGCTGTCGCTGGTCGACCTGAAGGCTCTCGGGCGGGTCTGGGCCTATTCGCGCAGCGACTTCGCGGCGATGGCGGCAACCATCCTGGCAACGCTCGCCCTCGGCGTGGAGACCGGCGTGACCGTCGGCGTCGGCGTATCGCTGGCGCTGCATCTTTATCGCAGCGCCCGGCCGCACATGGCCATCGTCGGCATCGTCCCGGGCACCGAGCATTTCCGCAACATCAACCGGCACAAGGTGATCACCGGCGAGACCGTGCTCACCTTGCGGGTCGACGAGAGCCTGTTCTTCGCCAACAGCCGGTTCCTGGAAGACCGGCTGACCGAGCTGGTGGCCGAGCGGCCACAGCTGCGGCACGTGGTGCTGATGTGCACGGCGGTCAACGAGATCGACGCCTCCGCGCTGGAAAGCCTGGAGGAGATCAGCCGCCGGCTCGCCGGCGCCGGGGTCGGCTTCCACCTGTCGGAGGTGAAGGGGCCGGTGATGGACCGGCTGCAACGGACCGACTTCCTCACCCACCTCAACGGCAAGGTGTTCCTGACCCAGTACGAGGCCTTCGCCACGCTCGATCCGCGCACCGCGCATATCGCCGAGGCGCGAAAGCCGCGCAAGGCGACCAAGGCCGACTTCTGGATCGGTCCGGAGATCTGA